TTCAGGAATTGGAATCGTTTCGTCACACCTTTAGTCATTATCATCTGGATATTCATCCGCATGTGGTGATGAGTTCCGATAAAATGGCACCCGCTAATGTGATGGATGCACAGTCGCGGTTTTTTAAATTGCACCAACAACCCGAGGTTGGAATTGCCGCGCCGGTCAAACGCATTATGCAATCCTTGCTGAGCCTGTAATTTTAAGTCCGAGATTATTATGAGTAGAACTGTTCAATGCGTACTTCTGAAACAAGAAGCTGAAGGCCTTGATTTTCAACCCTATCCCGGTGAACTGGGCCAACGGGTATTTGCCGAGGTTTCAAAACCCGCTTGGCAACAGTGGCTGGGTCACCAGACCATGCTGATCAATGAATATCGCCTGAGTCCGATCAATCCCAAGGATCGTAAATTCCTGGAGGCGGAAATGGAAAAATATTTCTTCGGGGAAGGCTCAAAAGCACCGGATGCCTTTGTACCAACTGACGCGGAATAAACATTTCCGATTGCCAGATTCAGACCGAAAATGGCCTGATTTTGCTGAAAAAACACACTTTAGCCGGATAAAAGCCCTAATTCACTTGACTGCCTGCACGCAGACAGCATAATACGCAGCCTTGAGACCGAATCCGGTCTTCAAAAATGTCACTCGACAAACCCTGGCCGGGTAGCTCAGTTGGTAGAGCAGCGGATTGAAAATCCGCGTGTCGGCAGTTCGATTCTGCCCCCGGCCACCATTTTTATTATCAAGATATTAAAAATGATAACCGTGTTCAGTCGAACTGGTCGATGAGATCAAAACCATCCTTGGTTTTGATCCTGCGGGCAGCGTCGCTACGCTCCACTGTCCAAAAATGTTCCTTACATTTTTGTCTGCCCCCGGCCACCATTTCATATTCATTCAATGTGTCCGGTTTCAGTCGAACTGGTTGAGATAAGTACCATCCGTGGTACTTACCCTTCGGGCAATTCGCTTTGCACCCTTGTCCAAAATGTTTCTATATTTGTAATCTTTATCTGACTTTGGTGTTGGATAAATGGTGTGTGTCTAATATTGGTGTTCTTAGTAATTTGTCGTAAAAATAATCCAAAAAAAGCCCCATAATAGGGGCTTTAACTCATCCTAAAATTGTGTGAATTACCGCTGCGCCATACTCAAGACCTTATTTTGTGGGTAACTGATGGTGTAACCAAAATTCAAGGCTTTGTCATTGCCAGCTTCCAGCTCAAAGTCCCAGGCCAGAATGCCGGGGTTATCATCCACATCCACGACACTGGGTTTGCTGGTGTTGTCACTGCTGACAACTTTAATGTCT
The Gammaproteobacteria bacterium DNA segment above includes these coding regions:
- a CDS encoding A/G-specific adenine glycosylase, whose amino-acid sequence is QELESFRHTFSHYHLDIHPHVVMSSDKMAPANVMDAQSRFFKLHQQPEVGIAAPVKRIMQSLLSL
- a CDS encoding oxidative damage protection protein; translation: MSRTVQCVLLKQEAEGLDFQPYPGELGQRVFAEVSKPAWQQWLGHQTMLINEYRLSPINPKDRKFLEAEMEKYFFGEGSKAPDAFVPTDAE